Proteins encoded within one genomic window of Eurosta solidaginis isolate ZX-2024a chromosome 1, ASM4086904v1, whole genome shotgun sequence:
- the l(3)mbt gene encoding uncharacterized protein l(3)mbt — MNINGDSCTTLGTNISNIITTGDNHNNTLTFMPQMTFITSADVVRGPTQFPCTYSDLATLQQTTSCASPMISVITSTNNNSTSTTSNQHNTQSFLIPSGVPNNSILTTAAPMGVTPINVIIASNSSTVNPNMNNASTPETSGPVGKRSINTPIMESKSNSVMPTSVLICNRPQYTPHLHGSYNKSGTPTRNNIYPNPTQMTTIFNPELVKQIVVGNAPKNSVITAASAKKSTHAATSNTSQTLLKSSTTAKTTNAAAMKHQAQHSSNKPSTTPISQAPLMSTLAVTTTSSGSTTNTQITKNQTSTPTTNNTLPQNTKTTSTAFKTTSILQTAFNSKVPLAEAAKAVAVASISTKSSKTGELVDTLDIPTERGESKAPSPKITSKVEPQSLLSSASSIQQNVSVIKTTSNLNQTNDVSSVKTATDQAAKARQNMETTSGGECCVDTLKVDNNQLIKPILAQSKLIEKQESLLKTRPIQTIIDCNTSPRSKRSKSLSSGVKDSSILEKGKPQFCSLTTEQQSLSERRHSTASESDTKRMKQNSSPPRRKQLLITTKTNSSDITKEYDIIDLIDYNEEERNIIERQLKKIDLAEEEDGEEEKSTVQHALTNNITKQHDFKDVQDVKAKAATKKTPIEEKEESNLNSSNGNIDEENELTEGSSIKIEIVVEDAAAVEDAPQLKPQQSQQSNESVDIIYQDTKAEDTQTSVEHTQDSIEKSLYCDEKISISSTSTSSSRQSLHDDTLPTASHLPSSSLVVSHKHGYSHHNLSSKSANLPSTSAAAAAAAEISVKSSSSLNSTENSMSCALKMLANFNMLTWNQRIGSARGTNMRFQLNEFNLIEINERCSPRTRIHTAYEKPIYERESVPNLSEKNKGLLYLCRQCNCHGPALDFLAPEFCSLDCLKRDSRKRRNEEYLTAATKRRTTSQEAVITQLGCKKSFRWSTYLPEKFNAIAAPVNLFINPFPTGSNKFQIGMKLEAIDPENCSLFCVCTIVDIQGYRMKLTFDGYEYMYDFWVNADSMDIFPPGWCAKTKRILQPPKGKTAEEFSWSPYLIECKAIAAQRVLFTHLNASLGTHNPFKIGMHLEAEDLNDTGKLCVASIADVLDNRIRVHFDGWDDCYDYWVDISSPYIHPCGWHVGRQQLIVPPEFENTSFTWNDYIKTHGSGMAATEEMFSTRFPIDFKPNMKLEVVDPRNPSLIRPATVVGRKGHRVKLHLDCWASNYCFWLEDDSADLHPIGWCEATGHELEPPPGYKMRTAKIVCSTYGCRGIGNAKRLYLNTHTTRDCCPYAPDNWRQKEEKPPRLEHDEIVRIVAGSGDKQREQQEKKELLSLQWKHFQQQQRKQQHNLQQQQNKQKQLNEAQILQQIQLLDNIKTRHVIQQEKQQQQKQIGNHRTHGNDIPNTTTQKKSIIKTEPADKPPQQPTTTATKNVDESSSLLLPQIKIAKEFLYDYGPRLQQNYTIWQRNCAFDMQRIKRNPLFWSTKDTCAFVQCVLRNADTTERFLREDIDGNALLLLQQSDLTEMLKLKLGPAVKLYSCILQLRTLTAIKFDVKLRNEMQKKH, encoded by the exons ATGAATATAAATGGCGATAGTTGTACCACACTCGGTACTAACATAAGTAATATTATAACAACTGGAGATAATCATAATAATACTTTAACTTTTATGCCGCAAATGACATTTATTACATCAGCAGATGTTGTTAGGGGGCCAACACAATTTCCTTGCACTTACAGTGATTTAGCAACATTACAACAAACTACATCCTGCGCATCACCAATGATAAGCGTTATAACAAGTACTAATAACAACAGCACCTCCACCACCAGCAATCAACATAATACACAAAGTTTCCTAATACCAAGTGGTGTACCGAATAATTCTATCTTAACAACAGCAGCACCTATGGGCGTTACGCCAATTAATGTTATTATAGCTAGTAATAGTAGCACTGTGAACCCAAATATGAACAATGCATCCACGCCTGAAACATCGGGACCCGTTGGGAAACGTAGCATTAACACACCAATAATGGAATCGAAATCTAATTCGG TGATGCCCACTTCCGTGCTCATTTGTAATCGTCCGCAATATACGCCACATTTACATGGAAGCTACAATAAATCAGGTACACCTACGCGTAATAATATTTATCCGAATCCAACACAAATGACGACGATATTTAATCCGGAACTTGTTAAGCAAATTGTTGTTGGTAATGCACCAAAAAATAGTGTAATTACGGCTGCATCAGCAAAAAAAAGTACCCACGCAGCAACGAGTAATACATCTCAAACGCTATTGAAGTCATCAACAACGGCCAAGACAACTAACGCTGCCGCAATGAAACATCAAGCTCAGCACAGCTCGAACAAACCAAGCACAACTCCAATTTCACAAGCACCATTAATGTCTACATTAGCAGTAACTACAACAAGCTCCGGCAGCACCACTAACACCCAAATCACGAAAAACCAAACgtcaacaccaacaacaaataATACTTTACCACAAAATACGAAAACTACTAGTACTGCTTTCAAAACAACAAGTATTTTACAAACAGCGTTTAATTCTAAAGTTCCATTAGCCGAGGCAGCCAAAGCAGTAGCTGTTGCTTCAATTTCTACAAAATCATCAAAGACTGGTGAGCTAGTTGATACGCTTGATATTCCCACTGAACGTGGCGAAAGTAAAGCTCCATCACCGAAAATTACCTCTAAAGTGGAACCACAATCGTTGTTGTCGTCGGCGTCTTCTATACAGCAAAATGTATCTGTAATAAAAACTACGTCAAATTTGAATCAAACCAATGACGTATCAAGTGTAAAAACTGCTACCGATCAAGCTGCTAAAGCAAGACAAAACATGGAAACAACGAGTGGTGGAGAGTGCTGCGTTGATACATTAAAAGTCGATAACAACCAATTGATCAAACCCATCTTGGCACAATCGAAGCTTATAGAAAAACAAGAATCACTTTTAAAAACTCGTCCAATTCAAACGATCATTGATTGCAATACCAGTCCACGTTCAAAGCGATCGAAATCACTTAGCAGTGGAGTTAAAGATTCTTCAATTTTGGAAAAGGGTAAACCACAATTTTGCTCACTCACAACAGAACAGCAAAGTTTGTCAGAACGGCGTCACTCAACCGCTTCGGAAAGTGATACTAAAAGAATGAAACAAAACAGCAGTCCACCCCGACGTAAACAACTTTTGATCACAACAAAGACAAATAGCAGCGACATTACAAAAGAATATGATATAATTGATCTTATAGATTATAATGAAGAAGAAAGAAATATCATTGAAAGACAACTAAAGAAAATAGATTTGGCAGAAGAGGAAGATGGGGAAGAAGAAAAAAGTACGGTTCAACATGCTCTTACCAATAACATAACTAAACAGCACGATTTTAAGGATGTACAGGATGTGAAAgcaaaagcagcaacaaaaaagACACCAATAGAGGAAAAGGAAGAGTCAAACTTAAATTCATCTAATGGTAACATCGATGAAGAAAACGAACTTACTGAAGGTTCATCAATAAAAATTGAAATCGTTGTGGAGGACGCTGCTGCAGTAGAAGATGCGCCACAATTAAAACCACAACAATCGCAGCAAAGCAATGAAAGCGTTGATATCATATATCAGGATACAAAGGCCGAAGATACACAAACATCGGTTGAGCATACGCAAGATTCAATagaaaaatcactttattgtgATGAAAAAATATCAATTAGCTCAACATCCACATCATCAAGCCGTCAAAGTTTACATGATGATACTTTACCTACAGCATCCCACCTACCATCTTCGTCTTTAGTAGTTAGTCACAAACATGGTTACAGTCATCACAACCTGTCTTCCAAGTCGGCAAATCTACCAAGCACATCGgcagctgctgctgctgctgctgagaTCTCAGTAAAATCGTCAAGCTCCTTAAATTCCACTGAAAACTCAATGTCGTGCGCATTGAAAATGTTGGCCAATTTTAATATGCTTACTTGGAACCAGCGCATCGGTAGTGCACGCGGCACAAATATGCGCTTCCAATTAAATGAATTTAATCTAATCGAAATTAATGAACGCTGTTCGCCCCGTACACGCATACATACTGCGTATGAGAAACCAATTTATGAACGTGAATCGGTACCAAAtttaagtgaaaaaaataaaGGTCTATTGTATTTATGCAGACAATGTAACTGTCATGGTCCAGCTTTAGACTTTCTTGCACCAG AATTTTGTTCCCTAGACTGTTTAAAACGTGATTCACGCAAGCGCCGTAATGAGGAATATTTAACCGCTGCAACCAAACGCAGAACTACATCACAAGAGGCGGTCATCACACAGTTAGGTTGTAAGAAGTCCTTCCGCTGGTCAACATATTTACCAGAAAAATTTAATGCTATTGCTGCGCCTGTAAATCTTTTCATAAATCCATTTCCAACTGGTTCGAACAAGTTTCAAATAGGCATGAAGCTGGAAGCTATTGATCCAGAAAATTGTTCACTCTTTTGTGTATGCACAATTGTTGATATACAAGGTTATCGCATGAAATTAACATTCGATGGTTATGAGTATATGTACGATTTTTGGGTAAACGCGGATTCAATGGATATTTTTCCGCCTGGTTGGTGTGCTAAAACAAAACGTATCCTACAACCGCCTAAAGGGAAAACTGCAGAGGAGTTTAGCTGGTCGCCATATTTGATCGAATGCAAAGCGATTGCAGCACAACGTGtattatttactcatttaaatgCCTCTTTAGGCACACACAACCCCTTCAAG atTGGTATGCACCTGGAGGCCGAGGATCTTAATGACACCGGTAAATTGTGTGTGGCATCGATTGCTGATGTTTTGGATAATCGTATACGAGTACATTTCGATGGTTGGGATGATTGTTATGATTATTGGGTCGATATTAGCTCGCCATATATTCATCCATGTGGATGGCATGTGGGCCGACAGCAATTGATAGTACCACCCGAATTTGAAAATACATCATTTACATGGAACGATTATATAAAAACTCATGGCAGTGGTATGGCAGCAACTGAAGAAATGTTTTCCACACGCTTTCCCATCGATTTCAAACCAAATATGAAATTGGAGGTAGTCGATCCACGAAATCCTTCACTAATACGGCCTGCCACAGTTGTTGGCCGTAAAGGTCATCGTGTTAAATTACATCTTGATTGTTGGGCAAGTAACTATTGTTTTTGGTTAGAGGATGATAGTGCCGATCTGCATCCGATTGGATGGTGTGAGGCTACTGGCCATGAATTAGAACCACCACCGGGTTATAAAATGCGCACAGCTAAAATAGTCTGTTCTACATATGGTTGTCGTGGTATTGGTAATGCCAAACGTCTGTATTTGAATACACACACAACACGAGACTGTTGCCCATATGCGCCAGATAATTGGCGACAGAAAGAGGAAAAACCTCCACGATTGGAGCATGATGAAATTGTACGTATTGTAGCAGGTAGTGGTGATAAACAACGTGAACAACAGGAAAAGAAGGAATTATTGTCGCTGCAATGGAAACATTTTCAGCAACAGCAGcgaaaacaacaacacaatttgCAACAGCAACAAAACAAGCAGAAGCAACTAAACGAAGCGCAAATATTACAACAAATACAACTTTTGGATAATATAAAGACGCGACATGTAATTcaacaagaaaaacaacaacaacaaaaacaaattggcaaTCATCGAACGCACGGAAACGATATACCAAATACTACAACTCAAAAGAAATCGATAATAAAAACTGAACCAGCCGATAAACCACCtcaacaaccaacaacaacagcaactaaaAATGTTGACGAATCTTCTTCATTGCTATTGCCTCAAATAAAAATTGCTAAAGAATTCCTCTATGATTATGGGCCACGCCTGCAGCAAAACTATACAATTTGGCAACGCAACTGTGCATTCGATATGCAAAGAATCAAACGAAATCCACTATTTTGGTCAACTAAAGATACCTGCGCCTTTGTACAATGTGTATTACGCAATGCGGATACTACAGAACGCTTTTTGCGCGAAGATATCGATGGTAATGCGTTGCTGTTATTACAACAGTCCGATCTAACTGAAATGCTCAAATTGAAATTGGGACCTGCCGTCAAATTGTACTCATGTATTCTTCAACTACGTACTCTAACAGCAATTAAATTTGATGTTAAATTGAGAAACGAAATGCAAAAGAAACATTAA